In the Desulfobacterales bacterium genome, CAAAGAAAGGTAATTATGATAATGTTGAATTTAGATTAGGTGAAATCGAACATCTTCCAGTAGCTGATAATTCAGTAGATGTAATCATATCAAACTGTGTGATCAATTTGTCTCCAAATAAACCTCAAGTATTTAAAGATTCTTATCGTGTTCTCAAACAAGGCGGCCGTTTAGCAATTTCTGATATTGTAACAACTTCCGAAATACCAGATAATATTAAGCATGACATTGCAAAATATACTGGATGCATCGCTGGAGCGAGTCATGTAAAAACCTTAGAATCTATGCTAAGAGAAGCTGGCTTTACAGATATAAAAATTGATATTAAAGAAGAAAGCCGAAAGTTCATTCGTGAATGGTTCCCAGAAAGTGGCGCGGAAAAATTTGTGGTATCAGCAAATATCGAAGCAAAAAAATAAATTTTTAAATTAAAAACTGATATGCAATTCAGGTGTCTAAGGCTAAAATTAAAGCCTAATTCATATTTTTATATTAAAAAATAGTAATGGTATGTCATTTTTTTATTCGTAAAAAATGGGAGGCATTTATGAAATCTTTTACTTTAATGATCTTTATTTTATTAATAACTCTTATATGGAACGGAAAATCCATAGCTTCAACTGACAAATATTGGAAGCAGGTAGAAGATGCTAAAAATAAAGGCCTCCCAAAAACCGCGATAGAATCCCTTAATCAAATAATTGAAATAACCCAAGCTGAAAAAAAATATGGAGAATGGATAAAAGCTATATCTGAAAAAATTGTGCTTGAATCCTCTATTCAAGGCAATAAACCTGAAGAAAAGGTAAATCTTTTAAAAAAAGAAATTGAAAAAGCAGACGCGAATACTAAACCTTTATTAAAAGCTATTCTGGCGACTTGGTATTGGCATTATTTCAGTAATAATCGCTGGAGATTTATGAACCGATCTGCTACGGAAAATGTTTCTGATGATGACTTTACAACTTGGGATTTAAAAAAAATATTTAATGAAATAGACTCTCTTTATCAAGATATTTTAAAAGAAAAGGACTTGCTTAAAACTAT is a window encoding:
- a CDS encoding arsenite methyltransferase — its product is MLDDDKVRQQVSERYSQIATSNSVGCGCSQSGCCSQNSFSATSANKLGYSCEEMDSVPDGANMGLGCGNPMAIASLKEGEVALDLGSGGGFDCFIAAKRVGKTGQIIGVDMTPDMVMKARENAKKGNYDNVEFRLGEIEHLPVADNSVDVIISNCVINLSPNKPQVFKDSYRVLKQGGRLAISDIVTTSEIPDNIKHDIAKYTGCIAGASHVKTLESMLREAGFTDIKIDIKEESRKFIREWFPESGAEKFVVSANIEAKK